A window of Salvia splendens isolate huo1 chromosome 8, SspV2, whole genome shotgun sequence genomic DNA:
tccttcatatatatgatataaatatatgaagttaatttaaaaaaaaaaaaaaaaaaaaaaaaaaaaaaaaaaccctaaatcctaaaaaaaaaaaaaaaaaaaaaaaaaaaaaccctagatGACATAAGGGTGAAGCTTGTGTTGAGTTCAAGTTTTATAATGTTTTGTATTATTGATTTGTAAATTAATGGTTTTTGATGTATTGAGAAGAAGTTGGCTTTTTTTGatcatttcaatttttgtatcgatttttttttcttcatcccTTTGAAATAGGAGTACAATTTAAAATAGATGATCTCAACTACCGAACAAAATTGGAGTTAGTTGGGAATTAGGAGAGGCTATTACTCAAACTAGCTGTATCTGATTATCCTTGCAAGATTTAATCAACTTAAACGGAGTAGTTATGTCTTAAGAAAGTTCAAATCAACTAAAGTCTCTTTTTTAATTGAGCAAgtgtttgtgtgtattttttagttttaactGCTACCATTCCACCAACCgtatattgtatttttttaatctataaataaataaagggcTGATAATACGTAAATGAATTTTTCTATATGGTTGTATTCCAAAATAAAATGAACAAAAAGTTCGAAGTTACTCATTATCTAGTTCTCAACTTTTGAGTTCCCTTTCTTAAaaagttttgtttttgttggttGGGATATCATCATGAAGTCcctaccccgatccgcagaagaagtactatgagttcacctactggaactgctacgttgtgctcaacgagtcggagaaattccgggcaggtgtcgacgctggctggccgaataAGCAGAAACTGAACCatacctcgcccggttggccaaaggcgggcgcaacaggttgcgagggcgggcaccccgagttcccagggggtccattcggcatcccctcggcaggtctaccgaggagctcaaattcttcgctcgccaacaaacgcgcgctcaaatggtgaagaccttagccgacttccaatcggcggtggaccccgaggtgaaggattatcttcgtgtattgctccagagccagcgtgaagaattggaggcgatgaggagggtgaccggcgggaatagccgcggcgtaggtggcgacagaggcggcggcgacgacggtgaagaagggttgggcgacgacggagacgaggacggcggcgaggagtgatttttatttacttttttaattgtacttttaatttttgtattttttttaaattattatacttttttttaaattaatgtactttttaaattttaatagtattattcgaattttccgtatttgtctcgtaaattaaattctgtgtgttgatacgattgtaaattaaattatataattgttattagtgatgtggataggtagtgagaagactatgtgagggctatttgatgtccagttgatgtggcaagctgatgtggcaggagaattttaGTGCGGATGATGTgacagtgtgaaggctatgtgaggtcCAGTctcactgtggatgctctaagtaaaATGTACCCTTTTTGTCTAAAAGATCACTATCACTGCTATCCTTGGTTTAGGCTCAGTTTCATACTTTGATTGTGTGTCAGTTTTGTATCAAGTAATTATGTTTTGTAGTTTGTAACGCCTTGTTGTGAACAATCTTTGATGCGGATAACTACTACAAGAGCCAAATCTCCCAAGCTTGGTAGAAGGAAGACTTCATCTACCGCTGAATCTGAAGAAAATGATGCCCATGTTGGTCGTCCAAGTAGACTGAGCTTGGATGAGAAATTTACAAAAGGCAATGTTGCAAAAACTCCACCTCCTATTGCCCATGTTAAGAAGCCACTACGGAAATCTCTCCCTAAGCTGCCCTCAGAGAACTCCACCTTATCCggtgagaagaagaagaagatcaagATCGCGGCTTCCAAAGAAGCAGCAGAATCCAGACGTGAAACAAGTGAAGCTGCGAAATTTGGTTGTTTGAGGGTTTAAATGGAAGTACAGTGTAGTGGGGTGCTGGTGTCTCATTTTACCCGTAGTCAGCGGCGAAATTTGGTTGTTTGATATGCTTTTTATGTGTTAGCTGAGTGTGGTGAATTTGTTATCCTAATTTATGGTTTAGGGCATGATTATCACCTGCGTCGGTGATAGATTCTGGTGTTGCGAATGGATTCGATTTTGAAGACAGGCTATTGAAATATCTGGATGGTGTTGCTTTTCAATTGTGTATATAAACACAAGCTATCAGTCTAGCAATCatatttcttcttcttgttgCGTGCTTTGCTCTGCTTTGCACTTTTGAACTCTTCTATACTCACATCATtacctctttctctctctctctctctctctctctcacacacttGATGCATTGAGaacatatttatatactattacccagggagatgatcaaaataagtatgtgtttaaatccagaaatgcagaccaaatcttggccctaggattagatgatctaatggtcaataattaaccaaaaacacggaaggtcataattaagcaattttaggtcatattataatatttgggtttaatgtcatgctaagatcgttttaggccatgctttgttagcatgacctaaaaattacctaattatgacctaaaagtgacctaattatgatattgttctgcgtttctgtatttaaatctagttttgcatatatCAAAACCCCTATTACCCATATTCATGTTTACTTTATATTGAATAGATACACATGGTATAAATACAGTAATATAAAATAGAGTAGGCACCCAGGATTTAATAACTTTGTACAATTTTAAAAGAATATTCACATATTGTGTGCCCAGATTTGTTGGTCATGTAGTTAGAATGGCGGGAAGATATGTTGATACACTTCCAAGGACTGAAGCTTTTGTATCAGGAAAGAATTCAAAGCTTGGAATTGCGCTGATCTCACCACCACTCGAAATTCGAATCGGGTAGCTGAGAAGATGGCCGGGAATATCTTCCCCAAACGTGTCACTAGAATAAAATCTCCAATTCTGATCGGCAATTGCATTGACATTCCGAACACATTCCAGGCTCCCGGGATCAAGAAAAGTGTCGTCTTCGCTCAGAAGGTGCTCGCACCATAAGGCCATTCTCAAGACGAATATCTCGCCCCTGGCAGGAGATAGATCTGTCGCCAGGTGATGAGGTTGGAATGCTCCCATTGCTATCTCACTGTCTCGACCCCCGTCCATCGATCTTTGGTTAATGTTGGCTGATCCCACAATTATGTATTCATCATCAACTGTTAATGATAAGACAACAAATTATTCAAGAACTAGAATGAAGTTTGATAACAGATGAATTAAAATTAGGTGTTTTGAATACCTATCATCATCTTTGAATGGACATAAATCATAAATCTCCTAGCTTGTTGGGCCTTGATGTAGTCGGTGTCGGGCTCAGGATGTTCTAGGGGAGTGTACTCCCCCGGGATCTTGACTTCCCTGTTGCCAAGGCAGAAGAAAGTCAAGTATTCCCTCGCATCCACATTGTGGATTCCTTTTGCTGATAAAGCGTTGTAAATGTCTGTATACATCATCTCCATCGTCCTTCTCTGCCAGTCGAGTATGGCCTGAACCGAGGCGCTCTCAGGTATGCCTTCCGGCCACATTGGGATCACAATGTAGGCAGTGAATCTCTCTCCTGCTTGAATCTTGCTCACTATCTTGAGGGATAGTTCTTTAGGAATGAGATGCAATGCGTTTATGTCCTCAATTGTGATATTTGGGCTTTTCTTCCAATCAAATGAGCTACCAATAAAGTATTGGTTCTCAATGTATATGAATCTTCTAGCTCGACGAATAGCCAAGATATATGCATCTTGGATGCTTTTCTCTATCACGTTGTCCTTCCCATTCAGAAGTCCAATTTCTGCCTGTTGCTCAGGTAACTTGGGAAAGCCGGCTGCAGCCCCACCATCAATCGACCTAAACAACTGTACGTTCCACGTTTCAGGATCTTCTGGGGATGTGACCTCAATCGGGCGAATGAGAAACTTGTCTAGCTCGTTGATTGAGTATATGAGCTGGTTTCCAACCTGTTTCTTCCACCTCTGCTCGAAATTGTAGAGCACGTCCCAAGCCACGGGGCCTTCCATGCGACAGTGGATGTCGTGCCAAGGCTCCCTCGGTCCACCTTTCTTGACAGAGGCGCCCGGGAAGTTTGGCTGGTGGAAGTCATCTTGGTGAACTGTGTTCAATGTCCTGAAAAGGGAGTGGTCTCTCGTGTCATAACGTCCATCACAAAGATCAATTCCACCTACAAAACTAACCACCCTCCTCTTCTGGTTTTGATCGGATTTAGCGTCTACGACAACGGTCTTTTGATGGTGGGTGAACATTGTTGAGACCTCGATCCCCTGGACAATGCTCCTACCACCATCAGGATTTCGAGGGCACAACACGCAGTGCACGCTCGTGCCCTCGAAAAACTGTTTGGTTTCTTGATCATGAGTGGCCATTAGGCCATCCTTCTTGAAATCAGGCACAGAGGTCCTGTCATCCCACACCAGCAACAGAACACGAACTCCTTGCTCTGCCTTGCGCTTCAGCAGCTCTCCGAGGGTCACATCCCCGCCCGGTCTAGGCCTCCTCGGGTCCCTGATCAACGTGATGTTCGTATTGACGGACCACCCCGTGATGTATATCATGTGGCGAGCACCCTCAATCGCGTCGAATATGTCCACCCAACACCTCTGAGGCCGGTAGTACCCAGCCGAGCGGAGGAAATCCGGGATGCTATCTTCGGGCACATGTGCATCGGGGTACAAGGAAACCCTGCAACCCCGTCTCTGCCTGAAGAAAGTGTAGGGTACCCCTCCAAAACTTGGATTGTTGATCCCATTAGACCAATTGACATCTTTGGAAAGAGGAAAGTACTGCATTTTCACATGGATTCTTGAATCTTTATGGATGGGAATCTTGTCTTCATCCAAGATCTCGATCCATCTATCCACCATTTGGCCCCTCAGCAACTCCTCCACAGCCAAATATGCTCTACCGACCAATGTCGCTCCCACAGGATTGTCTTCTTTCACCGTGAAGATGATGTTTGTGACGGTATGCGCACAATAGATGCGAAAACTATCCAACCATCGAGGATTAGAATGCTCGTCGAGCATTCTAGTCCTCGCCACCCTCGCCCTCTCCAAGTCGATGGTGGCGTACAGCTTCGCGCCAACAACCTGTTCACACGGCCGacaaaatcaaatctttatccattttcatgtAATCAAAAATAAACCTACTCACCTCCGGCCGACAGAATACAAATCTCTTGATTTGGCCTAGAAACCTCTTTGTTCTTTTATGAGGATTGCCACTCTTCAGACAAACAATAGCACAACATTAATTATATATGCACATTTCTTTTGATCAAGTGTAACCAGCCGGGCCCGGAATAAAAACTGCACCTTTCCAAATAGATTATCAATGCTGAATCGGCCCTGCAATTTATCGGCTTCGAATATTGTTGCGTAGATCGTTCCATGAAGTAAATGGGGAACCATGCTTAATTTACGTGCTGCAATCCAATTAAGATACTAGTAACATTTTTCTTTTGCACTATATGAACAATATACCACATAAATCACGACCAAGTTACATAGATCAAGTATTTATGTTTTTGTAGTAGTTATTTTCATATGCTGTAGTACAAATTCAAACTGTCTTATAGTATATGTATAAAACACCATATTCATTCATATAAaacaccaattaaattcaaactaTCTTAGGTATAGATATGAGGATGTTGAAGAGGTCTTACCGCAGAATGTTTAGAGAAACCTTTGACGCAAAAAATAACTCTTGGGTCAATAGTAAGTTTACAAAtgtacacacatatatatacgtGTGCATATGTATAAGAATCTATCTATCGACCTTTACTTGAAGAAAGAAATCTCTTTTACTTTGAATAGTTAAACTTGTATGCAAATCTTGATCAAACGATTCATATCCCTTTCTTGGAAGTGAATATCATAGAAGGAATCAAAATTTAATCATTCATCATCACCAATAAACAGACTTTCTTGCAACATAGGACAAAAAACTTCATGGTTTGTTAGTTTGTTTTTTAGCTATTATGCATGCTTGAATTCCCATAATTTTATGATATACTTACAAATAGATTGAATCAAGTTTACGAAAATTCATGGAAAAGATATCCTTTTCTTAGTAAACAGCAAGGGAGAATTCTTTATGTGATCCATTCTACTTGCTAGAGATCTTTCCTTTATATAGTTTTTTAATTGATCATTTGACTCGTGTTGTAAATATACATAAACTTTCAAAAAAGTTTGTTTTTTTCCATAAACTTTAAATATTGCATGAAATTTATCGGGTCGGGTCGGATGAGAAATTTACACAGTCGGATAAAATTTATGACTTTACATACAATATTTAAAGTTGatgagaaaattaaattttttttcaaatttataacTTTGCAGGCAATTTGGCCATGTTTCTTTCAAtgatagtatataaaataataatgttaCATGAAAATATGACACATAATTGTATGAGAACAATGGTTCGAAGTATGCTCCAAATATAATTGAATTCGGCAACCAATAAACGAAAACTGGATTATACTTTTGGAATATGTTCAAAGATAtattaaagtaaaaaaacaaTTCCACCCAACATTATAAAAGATTGGATAATacttctgtatatatgtgttggaCCACTTATTCCTTGAATTTCTTCTTTAACTTGTTTTAATATTCTATCTACCAATGGGTTCATTGGATGTAGCTAGGCATCCAAGCTACGTAATCTATTCTATAcgtatttgtaatattatttgttGTCAATTATCCATTAAAAAATACATCCAatattaaggccatccacaatggaatagctcagcaatagctcagccatagcctagccacaaactcctcatgccacatcatcaacactaaaaatcctcctgccacatcataaatagcccagccatagcctagccacatcataaatagcccagccacatcaatagccacatcactcaaaattatataaaacaaataattaacaatcacacaaaatacgcaatttaatttacgataaatatacgagaaaattcaataatattattaaaatttaaaaagtacattaattaaaaaaaattacataattaacaaaaaaaactactgtcgtgcagtcctccgcgcccataactcttcaattaaatccttttggagtcgaatatgagcctctgtttggcgcatgtcgggcaagtcgcgtatatatagtgtttcataaacaaaaaaaaattaaaaattcgcgctaggcggtgcgctaggcgatccggacgctgcaatagcgcctagcggatcgcctagcgcaccgcctagcgccacggaaccgccgagcgctaggcggttttttttcgcgaatatcgctgggcggctgcaatagaccgcctagcgccggcactcggctgggcggtgcgctaggcgctattgtggatgctctaaatgctTGAAATGATGGTTTGTGAGCAtcgaataattaaattttacagtaatggagtaataaataacgTCCAAAGCTTATTtcagtaataaataaattaattaaattgaatatgaataaataaattaattaaattgaatatgaataaataaattaattaaattgaatttacgttcgaaatcaaaataataacgAAAATTCGGGGTAATCGAGCATTTAAAATGGAATATAGGGGCATAAATGCAAGGGaatatttagagcatccgcaatggcggacgtccacgcggaattcccaccggcgtgcgggaattccgtgacggacgtccgccattgcgtgtcccaggcacggatacggaattccgcgaaGGAATTCGCAATTCCGCGGCGTTCCGCGGAATTCcatgcggacgtccgccattgcgttgacgctcacggaattccgcgcggaattcccgtttaatgcattaaatatttttttcggttcctatatatacatcccgttgaacttcatttcattcgcactacttgtattaacaagtttctctctctctgaaaATACATTTCTTGTGAATCAACAATGGAGCACCACAACAACGATTCACCCGCCTCGAGCGAGTCACAGGCGCCCCATTTTCCCATCGGCGGGAGTACGCCGATGTCCACTGCGATGCctcaaatgccggggatgatgccccggTCTCAAATGCCACCGGGAAttatgcccgggtactacaacatgtacccgtcgTGGTACGAGATGATGCCCTAGATGCCCGGGGCGAGtacggggatgatgccccagatgccagggatgatgccccagatgcagGGGTCGCCTGTTGTTGCGGGGGGGAGTACGCAGAGGGTCCCCCAATCGTCGGTCGACAACGTCTATCTGCCCTTTATGGATTTACTGGCGACAGACAACCCGCCGAgttctcctctcgagactcagttcgcTGGCGTCGACACGTTCTCGTTCAAGGAGTTGGGGCTTTATCCGGTCCGAGATACTCCCGCCAGCGCACCACCGGCGACGGGGAGGGCAGGGAGGACCGGGCGAGGACGGGGCAAGGGACGGGGCGTCCCGGTGTACGGAGttgaggtgggggagggatccagcggAAGCAAAaggaccgtctggagcatgGACGAGTGCGTCGCACTGGCGAAGGAgtggatcagtgtagtggaggatccatacgtcagggcgaaccagcacatcgaccggATGTGGTGGGGCaatagccaaagctacctctaTTTCAAACCGCAAGGGGGGAAGGCGCACAACTcggagcaatgccggaaacagtcgGAGCGGttgaagaggcagctcagccgatttgtcgacatttacacaaacaacctcggctcggcaaccagcggcatgtctgccgaggacGTGAAGCTGCTGGCTCATCAATAGTTCCCCGACGCTGAGAAaggcttcggggaattcaagtATTGGCCAGTGTTTCTTGTGATGCAATCTTCGCCCAAGTTCACTGCGAGTTTTGAATccggctggccgaagcggacgaagatcggCGCCTCCGGatagtacagtagcagtgctggttccgtGGAACTTCCCCCTCCCGAGTCAGAGTTCCCCACACCCACATCGGAGGtgcgccgccgtcgcccggttgggcaaaaatCCACGGCGCGGATGTCGAGGGTAAGCACCAGCGGATCCACCGAGGCCCTATCGGCAACACCCCCCTaaaacgatcccgagaacccctcattcgcccgcATCGCCGCACgtgaaaccttgttacgtgcgatggttgaatggcgccaaGCGACCGACCCCCATTACAAGCGGAAGCTTAAGCCACTCCTTGATAGTATGCGCCGCGATTTGGGGCTCGACGGGATGTCGGACGATGACAGTGAGGGGGGTAGCGGCGGAGGGGAAGGCGAGAGGACTGGCGAcgaggaatccgaggagtgagaagccggtttttatttttatgtactttttttagtaattatgtactttttttaatgaagtgtatttttttaaaataaagtggttgcattttttccgtattcgcgtcgaaattttaattccgtaaattgtttacttccgaaaattgtctaatttgtgaatttgtgattttttttaattgtttacttccggaaattgtctaatttgtgaatttgtgaattttttttaattgtggaaaTTCCTTCAGGAATTCCGCCACAGTGGGAATTCCGCCACAGCGGGAATTCCTTATTACGTGGCAGTGTAGTGGGAATtacttatgacgtggcaggaggtgtttttgagaaATACGCGGGGAATTCTGCACCACTGTGGATCCTCTTAgctgagataaaaaaaaatattccgtCAGATTATGCGCATATTCCCTGCTTCATACAAAACTACCGAATATTCCCTCTCCTTTTAGACGATTCCGCCTATACATACACTCGGTTATGTATATATATCCGCGCACTTccaaccaccacctcctcctTTTCCGGCGACCCACTCGAGATGAAGTTCTGGAAGATTCTGAGGAAGCTGCTGGACGAGATTTTTCCGGATTGGCAGGATAAGTTTATATCGTACAAAGATTTGAAGAAGCAGCTCGGCTCGATCTCTCCTCCGGAAAAACCCAAGGAAGATGCTGCGAATCGCGATGGGGAGCGTTCGAATAAGAGGCCGAGGCTGGGAGACGATCGTGTTGATGAAGAGGGGAGAGAGGTGACGAAGGAGATGAAGGATTTTCTGATGCTTTTGGAAGGGGAGATCAAAAAGTTTAATTGTTTCTTCATGGATAAAGAGGAGGAGTACATTATTACGTTCAAGGTGCCGATTTTCTTCTATTGATTTTGATATCTATATGCTGTGATTTTGGCTTTAGGGTTGAAGTTGTGTGTATGAAAGTGACAGAGGAAGgggaaattttcattttcaacatatagtaggagtaatatAATTGGACTGAGAATTACTCCGTAAATTGTGCTGCAAAACCATACCTGTGATCTTTCAAACCAAAGAAAATTACTACCACTTCTATATGGGGTCTGAGATGATTAGCTAATTGCTTTTGAATAAAAACATAATACTCCATTTTCAGGAGTCCTTATCTGTAATTATAGCATACTACTTGCTATATACTTGAGCGTTGGCTAACGAGAGAGTAGATATCTAGCGTGGGATTATATCTTGGATATGTATATTAGTTAAAGTTGCAAACTTGCATTTATGGGTTGAGTTTCTCTCGTTCCTATACCATCTTATTCCATTTTGATAATTTGTTTGTACGCAGTTGCTGGAAGATGAGGTTGCTGAGGCTAAGGATTCAAAAGAAGAGCTTATGAAAGTAGGACGAAAACTTGTAGATTTCCACGGAGAGATGATTTTGTTGGAAAACTACAGTGCTCTTAACTACACAGGTTTTTTGCTTTTGGCCTCTTACTATTAAAACCTTCTTATGGTATATGGATCATTGGATCATCAGAAGAATGGCACGGCTTCATTTGTTGTGATCAAGTTCCATTTTGTTCGTGTTCACTTGTTTCCTATATTACTTTTCTCGCATACCTACATATATTATTTTGTTACTGATTGACTTGTCATTACTATTTCCTTAACTTGATGGATCCAAGCTGAAAGGGTGGTTGTAAATAGTTAAACAGAATAAATTGTGTTGTAGTATGATTTCATAATTTCAGTTGGTAGCTCCTTCCGAGCTCCTGGGTGGATCACAGACCTGGGTTACTTGGTCAACCCAGCAGCAGATGCTTTGTCAAGAACATAGAAAAGGATTAGTTGATTGGTTGAATTTATGATGTTGATTTACTTTTTTGTAATGCTGATTATcacaattaaattaatacaCGTCCAAAGCAGTTTTTATTCCATAATGAAGTTGTAGGCAGCTAGAAAAGGCCCATTTTGATGCCATGCATCAACAATTGACCTGCCTGCAACGCTACAAAAAATCATCAAATGACGGCTGATTAGATAGAGAAAACAAGATTTAAAATGGTGATCATATTTTGAAGTTGGAAGCCGGGCTGAAAGGGCAGGATGGTAGCAAAAAAAGTAGTAGGAGTAAAGGATGGCTGTTTGTATGCTATCAGAAGCATGAACAATAGTTGAATTTTGGAGTGTTTCTGTCATTGTCCTTGTTTGTTGGCAATTAATCCCAATACATGTTTTTGCCAGCCTTAACCATTTCCTTGCTTGGAACAGGCCTGCTGAAGATTTTGAAGAAGTATGATAAGAAGAGTGGTGATCTGATTCGATTGCCTTTCATACAAAAGGTTCTTCATGAGCCATTCTTTAGGACTGACGTGATAAATAAGCTAGTGAAGGAGTGTGAGACAATGATCATTCGCATCTTTCAGCGGCACGAGAAATTGGCCCCTGCAGAAGATACCGATCTGCCAGAAGACTGCAGTGACCAGTCAGCGGTTGATGAAGAGGCCGGAAAACTCAGAGTTCCTGAAGAACTTGCAGAAATCAAGTCTATGGAGAACATGTACTTGAA
This region includes:
- the LOC121745060 gene encoding SPX domain-containing protein 1-like → MKFWKILRKLLDEIFPDWQDKFISYKDLKKQLGSISPPEKPKEDAANRDGERSNKRPRLGDDRVDEEGREVTKEMKDFLMLLEGEIKKFNCFFMDKEEEYIITFKLLEDEVAEAKDSKEELMKVGRKLVDFHGEMILLENYSALNYTGLLKILKKYDKKSGDLIRLPFIQKVLHEPFFRTDVINKLVKECETMIIRIFQRHEKLAPAEDTDLPEDCSDQSAVDEEAGKLRVPEELAEIKSMENMYLKLTISALRTMKEIRGGSSTVSMFSLPPMPETELEESGK
- the LOC121744176 gene encoding phospholipase D alpha 1-like, whose translation is MVPHLLHGTIYATIFEADKLQGRFSIDNLFGKSGNPHKRTKRFLGQIKRFVFCRPEVVGAKLYATIDLERARVARTRMLDEHSNPRWLDSFRIYCAHTVTNIIFTVKEDNPVGATLVGRAYLAVEELLRGQMVDRWIEILDEDKIPIHKDSRIHVKMQYFPLSKDVNWSNGINNPSFGGVPYTFFRQRRGCRVSLYPDAHVPEDSIPDFLRSAGYYRPQRCWVDIFDAIEGARHMIYITGWSVNTNITLIRDPRRPRPGGDVTLGELLKRKAEQGVRVLLLVWDDRTSVPDFKKDGLMATHDQETKQFFEGTSVHCVLCPRNPDGGRSIVQGIEVSTMFTHHQKTVVVDAKSDQNQKRRVVSFVGGIDLCDGRYDTRDHSLFRTLNTVHQDDFHQPNFPGASVKKGGPREPWHDIHCRMEGPVAWDVLYNFEQRWKKQVGNQLIYSINELDKFLIRPIEVTSPEDPETWNVQLFRSIDGGAAAGFPKLPEQQAEIGLLNGKDNVIEKSIQDAYILAIRRARRFIYIENQYFIGSSFDWKKSPNITIEDINALHLIPKELSLKIVSKIQAGERFTAYIVIPMWPEGIPESASVQAILDWQRRTMEMMYTDIYNALSAKGIHNVDAREYLTFFCLGNREVKIPGEYTPLEHPEPDTDYIKAQQARRFMIYVHSKMMIVDDEYIIVGSANINQRSMDGGRDSEIAMGAFQPHHLATDLSPARGEIFVLRMALWCEHLLSEDDTFLDPGSLECVRNVNAIADQNWRFYSSDTFGEDIPGHLLSYPIRISSGGEISAIPSFEFFPDTKASVLGSVSTYLPAILTT